The following are encoded in a window of Struthio camelus isolate bStrCam1 chromosome Z, bStrCam1.hap1, whole genome shotgun sequence genomic DNA:
- the LINGO2 gene encoding leucine-rich repeat and immunoglobulin-like domain-containing nogo receptor-interacting protein 2 — MLHMATSCWQPFLGLAVLLVFMGPTIGCPARCECSAQNKSVSCHRRRLMSIPEGIPIETKILDLSKNRLKGVNPEEFTSYPLLEEIDLSDNIVANVEPGAFNNLFNLRSLKLKGNRLKLVPLGVFTGLSNLTKLDISENKIVILLDYMFQDLHNLKSLEVGDNDLVYISHRAFSGLLSLEQLTLERCNLTAVPTEALSHLHGLISLHLRQLNINALPAYAFKRLFRLKDLEIDSWPLLDMLPANSLYGLNLTSLSITNTNLSAVPYSAFKHLVYLTHLNLSYNPISTIETGMFSDLVRLQELHMVGAQLRTIEPHAFQGLQFLRVLNVSQNLLETIEENVFHSPKTLEILCINNNPLACDCRLLWILQRQPTLQFGGQPPMCAGPDSVKERSFKDFHSTALSFYFTCKKPKIQDKKLQYLVVEEGQTVQLICNADGDPQPTISWVTPRRRLITTKSNGRATVLGDGTLEIRFAQDQDTGIYVCIASNAAGNDTYSASLTVKGFASDRFLYANRTPMYMTDSNDTSSNGTNVNTFSLDLKTILVSTAMGCFTFLGVVLFCFLLLFVWSRGKGKHKTSIDLEYVPRKNNGAVVEGEVAGPRRFNMKMI; from the coding sequence ATGCTTCACATGGCTACATCATGCTGGCAGCCATTCCTGGGTCTGGCTGTGCTACTAGTTTTTATGGGCCCGACCATAGGCTGTCCGGCCCGCTGTGAATGCTCAGCACAGAACAAGTCCGTCAGCTGTCACCGAAGGCGCCTCATGTCTATCCCAGAGGGCATTCCCATTGAGACCAAAATCCTGGACCTCAGCAAGAACCGACTGAAGGGTGTCAACCCTGAGGAATTCACATCATACCCTTTGCTGGAGGAGATCGACCTCAGTGACAATATAGTCGCCAATGTAGAGCCCGGAGCCTTTAACAATCTCTTCAACTTGCGGTCCCTGAAACTGAAAGGAAACCGACTAAAGCTGGTCCCCCTAGGGGTGTTCACGGGGTTGTCAAACTTAACAAAGCTTGATATAAGTGAAAACAAGATTGTCATTTTGCTGGACTACATGTTCCAAGATCTGCATAACCTAAAATCTCTGGAGGTTGGGGACAATGATTTGGTTTATATATCCCACAGAGCCTTTAGCGGACTGCTTAGCCTGGAGCAGCTCACCCTGGAGAGATGCAACCTCACGGCTGTACCAACAGAAGCTCTTTCTCACCTTCACGGCCTCATCAGTCTGCATCTGAGACAGCTCAACATTAATGCTTTGCCTGCATATGCCTTTAAAAGATTGTTTCGCCTGAAAGACCTGGAGATAGACTCCTGGCCCCTCCTGGACATGCTGCCTGCCAACAGCCTGTATGGTCTCAATCTTACTTCTCTCTCCATCACCAACACCAATCTATCTGCAGTACCTTACTCTGCTTTTAAACATTTGGTTTACCTGACACACCTAAACCTCTCCTACAACCCTATTAGCACCATCGAGACAGGCATGTTTTCAGATTTAGTGCGTCTGCAGGAACTCCACATGGTGGGGGCCCAGTTACGTACCATTGAACCACATGCTTTCCAAGGGCTCCAATTCCTCCGTGTGCTTAATGTTTCCCAAAACCTGCTAGAAACCATAGAAGAGAATGTATTCCATTCCCCCAAGACCCTTGAGATCCTCTGCATTAACAACAACCCTTTGGCTTGTGATTGCCGCCTCCTTTGGATTTTACAAAGGCAGCCTACTTTGCAGTTTGGAGGCCAGCCACCAATGTGTGCTGGCCCAGACAGTGTCAAAGAGAGATCATTCAAAGACTTTCACAGCACAGCTCTTTCCTTTTACTTCACCTGCAAGAAGCCCAAGATACAAGACAAGAAGTTGCAATACCTGGTAGTAGAAGAAGGACAGACAGTGCAGTTGATTTGCAATGCTGATGGGGATCCTCAGCCTACCATATCCTGGGTTACCCCACGTCGGAGGCTGATCACAACTAAATCAAATGGAAGAGCCACAGTGCTGGGAGATGGAACACTGGAAATCAGATTTGCTCAAGACCAAGACACAGGGATCTATGTTTGTATTGCAAGTAATGCAGCTGGGAATGACACCTATTCAGCCTCCCTTACGGTGAAAGGGTTTGCATCAGACCGTTTCCTTTATGCCAACAGGACCCCTATGTATATGACAGACTCCAATGACACCAGTTCCAATGGAACTAATGTGAACACCTTCTCTCTGGACCTTAAGACAATATTGGTGTCCACAGCTATGGGCTGTTTCACGTTCCTTGgagtggttttattttgtttcctacttCTTTTTGTGTGGAGCCGAGGGAAAGGCAAGCACAAAACCAGCATTGACCTTGAATATGTTCCCCGCAAAAACAATGGTGCTGTAGTTGAAGGGGAGGTTGCTGGACCACGAAGGTTCAATATGAAAATGATCTGA